Below is a genomic region from Methanococcus vannielii SB.
ATAATCGTGATAAAAACAAATATTGGTAGAAAATATATTCTAGTTGATGGGCATCACAGGGCAGTTGCAGCTTACCTTTCATGTATTAATGAGTTAGAGGCTCATGTTTTAGAAATTGATACTGATAAAAAGATGGGAATTGAAAAAACTGCTGAAAAACAAGGTTTAGTGTCTTTAAAAGATGTTAAAATAATTGATGAAGATAAAAGTAATTGCAGTAGCACATATAAACTTAAGTCAAGCATACTTGAGATTTAATTTAAAAATTTTTTTTAAATCCGTTAAAAAGTTAAAATAATTATCTAAATCTACTGTATTTATAAAATATCCTGCAAGTTCCTTCATCAGAAACCATGCAACTTCCAACCGGATTTAAAGGGTCACAAGTCTTTCCAAAAAGTTTGCAGTCATTTGGAAGTTTTTCCCCCCTTAATATTTCACTGCATATACAGGCCTTATTTATTACCTCTTTAATTTCTGGAATATCGATATTTTCAGAAACATCGTACTTTTTAAATTCTTCTCTTAATTTCATTCCGCCATCTTTAATCACCGGAAACCCCCTCCAAGCAACGTCTGAAGGTTCAAACACCTTATTCATAATTTTTTGTGCAATAACGTTTCCTTCTTCCTTCACTGCTCTTTTATATTCATTTTCAACTTTAGCTTCGCCCTTTACAAGCTGTTTTAGTATCATTACAAGGGAGGCCATAACATCAATTGGTTCAAACCCTGCAACAACCATCGGAGCTTTATATGTTTCACATGGCCCATAATATGGTTTTAAACCAGTAATTGTTGAAACGTGACCTGGACATATAAAACCGTTTAACTTCAATTCCGTTCCACCACTAAGTAAAAAGCCCATTACTGGCGGAGTTTGCCTATGTGAATTTAATATGTAGAAATTTTCAGGTTTTGATAGGAGTTCAGCAGCTGTTGTTGGTGCAGTAGTTTCAAAACCAATTGCAACAAAAATTACCTTTTCATCCTGCTTTTTTGCCAATTTTACTGCGTCTGGAATTCCGTAAACAATTCTAACATCCGCTCCTTCAGATTGAAGCTCCATTAGCGACTTTTTGCTTCCTGGAACCCTATACATATCACCTAAAGTTGCAATCGTGTATCCTTGTTCTGCTAAATACATTGCTTCATCAATTTCTTTTTGGGTTGTAACACATACTGGGCATCCGGGTCCTGGTACTACAGTAATATTTTCAGGTAAAACATCTCTAATTCCATATTTACAAATTGTATGTTCATGTGAACCACAAACGTGCATTATTTTTACGTCATCCAACTTTTCAGAGAGTTTCTGGATTGTTTGGATTGATTTTTTAATTAATTCCTTATCATTAATATTCATAATGTCATTATCCATTTTTTCCCTCTTAAATTACACTAAAATTACACTAATGAACTAAATGGTAAAATAATATATAAAAATATTAGAGTGGACTTTGTAAAATATCGGTTTTAAAAAAAGGATATATTATTAATAATTATATTTTAATCTATTTTGGTAATTTCTATTCTAATATATTTTTATAGAATGCGTTTAAATTATATATATCTTAAATATTATCAAAAAGGTTATAGAGGTGTTTTCATGTTCCCAGGCGGAAAAATGAATCCAAGAATGATGAAACAAATGCAAAAAATGATGAAAGATTTTGGAATGGATAGTGAAGACTTAAAAGCAGTAAAGGTTACTATCGAACTTGAAGATAAAATTATGGTATTTGATAAGCCAAAAGTCCAAGTAATGGATATGATGGGTACAAAAACGTATACTATTTCTGGAAGGTCTAAAAATACGTCGAAAACTGCGGAAAAAATAGAAGACACTGAAGTTAAGGTAGAAGTAACTGAAGAGGATATTGAAATGGTTGCAACACAATGTAACGTTTCAAAAGAGGAAGCTAAAACCGCTTTAGAAGATGTAAACGGGGATTTGGCTGAAGCAATTTTAAAACTTGGAAACTAAACCATATTAGTTTTCTATTTTATTTTTAGGCCGGTGAAAAGAATGGATATAGAAGGTTATGTAAGAAGATGTCTTAAAAAAGGCATTTCTGAAGATAAAATTATTGAAGACGGTTTTAAGCGAGTAGTTGAAATAAAGGAAACTGATGATGAATGGGCAAAACGATTTTTAGGAGCAGTTTTAGAAGAAGTTAAAACGACTGAAAAATACCATGATTCAAAGGACAATGCTTTGAAATATATATTAGACTGCCCTAATTCTGGAATTACAATGGGTAAAATGGGCGTTGGAAGTAGGGGGCAGGGGGATTTTTTTGTACACCGCGAAATTGCGAGAATTATTGAAAGTACTAAACAAAAAACCGAAGTTGATAGTACTGATCAAGACGACGCAGGAGTAGTTAGGGCAAAAGCAGAACACGTTGTAGTTGCAATTGACGGCACACACTCAAGACTCAGTGATTTTCCGTTTTTAGCAGGTTTTCACGTTGCAAGAGCTGCTTTAAGGGATGTTTATGTTATGGGTGCAGATGCAGTTGCATTAATTAGTGATATTCACCTTGCAGATGATGGGGATGTTTCAAAGATATTTGATTATACTTCGGGTATTTGCGCAGTCTCTGAAGCTGTTTCCGTTCCGCTAGTTGCAGGAAGTACATTAAGGGTTGGAGGAGACATGGTACTAGGGGATAGAATGGTAAGTGCAGTTGGTGCAATAGGTGTAATTGAAAAAGGGGAGCCTACAGCAAGAAAAAGAGCAGAGGTTGGGGACGTAATTTTAATGACAGAAGGGAGCGGTGGAGGAACCATTTCAACAACGGCACTTTACTATGGAATGTTTGACGTTATAGGGGAAACAATAAACGTTGATTTTTTAAAAGCGTGTAAAAGTTTAATTGAAAATGACCTTTTAAAATACGTTCACGTAATGACAGATGTTACAAACGGCGGTTTAAGGGGAGATGCATACGAAATATCAAATACTGCAAAAGTTTCCCTTGAAATTATTAAAGAAGATGTTTATAGCCTTATAAATCCAAAAGTGCTTAAAATGCTTGAAGAGTTAAATATTGACCCCTTAGGAGTTTCAATAGATAGTCTTTTAATAATAGCTCCAAACGAAAATTCTGCCGAAATTATGGAAAAAACTGGGGCAAAAAAAATTGGAATAGTAAAAGAAGGAAATACCAGTTATTTAATTACAAAAGAAGGAAAAACTGAACCATTAATTCCAAAGTTTAGGGAGGCTGCATATACTCCTGTTAAAAAAATCATAGGGGAACAAAAACCAGATGATTTTGAAGAAATGAAAGAAAAAGTTAAAAAAACGTGCGATATGGCAATAGAAAAGAAAAATTATATCGTAAATGATATTATTAAAAAAGATTAGAATTATGGTTTATTTATATTTAGTTCTTTTATTAATTTTCCAATTTTTGAAGGTTCTACAATATTAATATCGATATTTTTATTCTTTATGGAAATTTCAACTGTTTTTTTACTTTCAACAGACAGTTGCAGTCCAACTCCTTTTTTTTCAAGAGTATCTATTAATCCAAGTATTACATCCATATCCAAATTAAACCACCCTAATTTATTATTTTACTTCATATTCCCGTTATATATTTTTAAAGCTTCTTCAACAGATTTATCTTCAATAGTTATTGCATAAATTGCATTACACATATTTACTGCTTCATTTAATGGTTTTTGATGTATATTACGGCCAGTAGCATTTCCAAACGCTCCTGAAACATGGATTTGGTTATAAAGCTCCTTTAAAAATTCTTCAGGACTTTTACTTCCTCCACCTGCACATACTACTTTTGTTCTTCCTGAGGCCATAACTACTTCTTTAAATAATATTTCAGGATTTTCCCCTTTAGGATAATTTACCTTTACAAAATCTGCTCCAAGGCATGAAGCAACTCCTGCGGCCCCTGCAATTAAATGGGGGTCTTTTTCATTTTTAACGGCTTTTCCCCTTGGATAAACCCAGAGTACAACTACAAAGCCATTTTTATGGGCTTCGTATATTATTTTTGAAGCTTCAGAAAGCATTATTGACTCGAATTCACTTCCAAGGTATATTGTATACCCTATTCCAAGTATATTCAGTCCAGAATTCTGTTTAAACTCTAAAACATCGGCTACACTTAATAAAGCACAGCTTAAAGGGTCTTTTTGCTCAGTTTCTACGATATTAGTTTTAGAATTTAATTTAACAAGATAGTTTACACCACTGTAATCTCTTCCATAGCGAGATATTAATCCAAGCTGTGCTGCAAATACTCCGATTTTAGAATTAGCTGCAATTTTGAATAAATGCTCAGGGTCTGAATCATCTATTGAAATATTTTCGCCGTAAAAATCGTCATTAAGGTGCTCAATTTTTTGGTCTCCCGCAAAAAGCATTAATTTACCGGTATTTTTGGTAATTTCAAGGTAATTTTTTATATATTCGTCATACATGGATTTTGGGGTTTCCAAGGGAACTATTATATCCGTATTTTTTAATTTCTTAATCATGAAAATTCCCTCCCTATTTTTGAATGCTAACTATATTATCTGTTCTGGTTTAAACTTCTTTATATTTATTTTAAAAACTTAAATAAAAATTATTATATATGTTACTAACATAAGAAGGCATACATATTAAAAATGGGGTAGGTGAATAACATGTTTCGTGGGGGCGAACATGGAAATATTTTAAAATGGGAATTTATTATAGGAAAAAGTATAGATTCGAGTCCCAATTTCGATGAAAAGGGGACTGTATACGTTGGTTCAAGCGATAAATGTCTTTACGCAGTAAATCCTGATGGAACAATACACTGGTCATTTAAATCTGGTGAAGTAATAGAATGTAAACCGTTAATTGGAAAAGATGGTACAATCTATTTTGGTTCAGATAAGGTTTATGCAGTAAGTCCAAAAGGGGCTAAAAAATGGATTTTTAAAACTGAAAAAGCAATTTTGTCGGATTTTACAATATTTAACAATGTTTTATATGTATCATCTCTTGATGGTAATTTATATGCCATAAATCCTGACGGAACAGAAAAATGGAGATTTAAAACGGGAAAGTCGATTTATTCAACTCCAGTTGTATATAACGATGGTACAATCTATTTTGGTTCAAATGACGAACATTTATATGCCATAAATCCTGACGGAACAGAAAAATGGAGATTTAAAACAAATGACTCCGTAGTGTCCCAAGTTACTATTGGAAAAGATGGTACAATCTATTTTGGTTCAGATAAGGTTTATGCAGTAAATCCTGACGGAACAGAAAAATGGAACTTTTATGCGGGGTACTGGGTAGTTTCAAAACCTGCTATTTCAAATGATGAATCAATATATGTAACATCTCTTGATGGTAATTTATATGCCATAAATCCTGACGGAACAGAAAAATGGAGATTTAGTACAAAAAAGCGAATTGAATCTTCTCCCGCAATTGGAAAAGATGGTACAATCTATTTTGGTTCATATGATGGTAATTTATATGCCATAAATCCTGACGGAACTAAAAAATGGAATTTTGATACTGAAAACTGGATAGTATCTTCCCCAGTAATTGATGAAGATGGAACTATATACTTCGGTTCTAGAAACGGGAAGCTTTACGCTCTTTTAAATGGTTTATAATTATGTTATAATATCTATTTTATTAGAAATATTTCATAATTTTTTAATATTTATAAAACTAAGCTTTTTTATATGTATTTTACTTAAAGGTTTACGATTAATATTATTAAGAGTATTTGGTGGTATCATGAAAAAAGTAAAAGTATGCGCTCCTGGAACGTCTGCAAATTTAGGCCCGGGTTACGATATTTTTGGAATTGCCCTTTCAAAACCTTATGACATAGTTACTATTGAAAAAGTAGACGAATTTGGAATTAAAATCACATTAGAGGGAGAAAAAGCAGAAGAAATTCCAACAAATGTTGAAGAGAATACTGCAGGAGTAGTTGCCAAAAAAATGATTGAAGATTTTAAAATAGAATCAGGAATTCATATTCATATAGTAAAGGGAATAAAACCCGGAAGTGGCCTTGGAAGTAGTTCTGCATCGTGTGCCGGAGTTGCTTTTGGATTAAATGAACTTTTTGAACTTAAACTATCAAAATTAGACCTTGTGAAATACGCTTCTCTTGGTGAAGCTGTTGCAGCAGGTGCACCTCATGCAGATAATGTTGCTCCAGCAATATTTGGGGGATTTACCCTTACTACTAACTATGAACCTTTAGAAGTATTGCATATACCTGTAGAAATTGATGTAATTGTTGCACTACCAAATATACAAGTAAGTACAAAATCTGCAAGAGAAATTCTTCCAAAGGAGGTTCCAATGAAAAGCATGGTAAATAACGTTGGAAAAGCCGCAGGAATGATTTATGCATTATATAATAACGATTTAGACTTGTTTGGACAATACATGTCAAAAGATGCAGTAGTTGAGCCTTGTAGGGCCCAATTAATTACCGGTTATTTAGAAATAAAAGAAAAGTTAAAAGATTTAGTATACGGGGTAACGATTAGTGGTTCAGGACCTGCAATTATTGCAATACCTAAAAAAGAACACGTAATTGATATAAAAAATATATTTAAGGAAGTGTATAACTGCCCAGTTTACTATACTAGAGTTGGCCTTGGATGTTACATTGAAGAAATAGAATAACATCATAAAATCTTTATTTTTATTTTTTCCTTATTTTTATTTTTTAAAGTTAATTTAAAACCTGTAAAACCCTATTTATCTCTTCATTTTTAAATATTCGAATTTTATCTCCTTCGATAACATTTTCAAGATTATTATCATATTCATAAATCTCATAATTTAAATCATCCATTGCAATAATAACTTCTGAACTTACGGAAATTACAGTTGCAGTATCGCAGTCAGTAGCTTTTTTAATCAGTTTTACTTCTTTTTCGACATCATTCCAAGTTAAAGAGATTTTATCGCCTGATTCAATAGGGTTTAAATAAACTTTAACCTCATTAACCGAAGAAACAACATATAATTTTTTGGCATATTCTAAAATATCTCCAAGCTTAAATTCTGGAATTCTAACTGCAACAGTAATTCTATACTGGTCTTTTCCAGTATCTTTTTCAACACCAACGAGTTTTGCAGTTTCAATTGATTTTCCGCCGTATTGTGCCTTTATAGCTCCAGCAATGTTTCTAATTGCACCCATTGAACCCATTTGGTAATCTAAACCTTCTTTTTGAGATATAAATTTTGATATAAATGCCATTCTATCTTTATTTAATCTTCTTTCAGCTTCATCCCTTACAAACAAGTCGAGTTCTTTTTTTTCTTCTTCATTTAAGAATCTATTCATTGCACGGACTTGTAGCGTTCCTTCATAATAATTTGACATACATCTTGAGCATCTTGGACATTGAACCATATCTAAATAAACTGTAACTTTTTTTTCTTCTTCCCTTTCATTATCCTCACCAACAAGCTTTCCTTGAGCGAATACAACTACAGGAATTTCAACCCTTGACCGTTTTCCGCCCGGAAGCTGTTTTGGCTCTTGAACTATTATATCAACTTCAATACTCTTATTTGATTTTTTTAAATTATCCTTTGTTCCAAAATAAGCAATTTCCTCTAAAACTTCGTAAGTTTCTTTTTTTTGAGGGTCTTGCCAAAGTCTTCTTTTATATGAGCCACACATATGGCATACTTCAACATGAACCTCCTCATTTATCTCCATAAGTGGATTTACATGAGTATAGCAAATCTTACATAGTCCTTCTAAAAGTTCGTCTTCATGACCGCAACGGTAACAGAGTCCTTTCATAATAATCACCAAATAAAATTAGTCTTTAAAATAATAAAAAACTAGGGTAATGTAAAATTCAGGTTAAAAAGAAAAAGAGTTTTATAATGATTTCAATGGTTTCATTGCACCGCAAGCAGTACACTTTAAGAAGTGTATTCTTCCTTCTTTGATAATTTTTGTGTCGGGTTTTCCGCATTCTGGACACAAAACATACTCGTTTACATAGTTTTGGATTTTTTCATTTACCATTCTCCATCCAAACTTACCTTGTAGTATTAACCTGTTTCCTTCCATGTCTCCAGCAGTACCAAGTTCTTTCATTACGAATTTTGCAAACTCGTGAGTATCCCGCTCCATGAATTTTGCAATATCCTTGAAATTTTTAATAATGGTTCTATTTCCTTCCACAAAACTGTCTGCGGATGGAATTTCAAACCTTACATCACTGAATACTACTTCTGGAAGTTGTGATCTCGCTCTTTTTAATAATTCTTTGTAATCGAAGTAATCGACCATGTTTTCACCAAATTTAAGTTACAAAATAGACAATTGTAAAAAAGTAAACAATTTGTAAATGTGTTTTCTAGTCCATTATTTATATACTTGCCGTTAAATTAATATAGTTGTCCTGATACATAATGTTAAGCTAGGTTATACTAGCAGGTTAGTGACGGGTGTATTCCCGTAGGGCGTGTAGCGATTTAGCTGAACCCATAAACAGTAAAGACAAACAAAACTTAAGTGATAACATGAGCATGTATACTTATGTAAAAGAAGCATGGAAAGTACCTGCTAATTCATACGTTAAGGAATTATTGTGGGCAAGAATGCAAACATGGAGAAAAGAACCTTCAGTTGTAAGAATTGAGAGACCTACAAGAATTGATAGAGCAAGAAACTTAGGATACAAGGCAAAACAAGGAGTTGTCGTTGTAAGAGTAAGTGTTAGAAGAGGAGGTTTAAGAAAACCAAGACCACAACACTCCAAAAAACCTTCAACACTCGGTGTTAATAAAATTACAATGGCTAAATCAATCCAAAGAATTGCTGAAGAAAGAGCTGCAAAAAAATACCCTAACATGGAAGCTTTAAACTCATACTGGGTAGGGCAAGATGGAAAACAAAAATGGTACGAAGTTATCTTAATTGACCCATGCCACCCATCAATCAAAAACGACAAAACCTATGCATGGCTTTCAAATGGAAATCAGAAAGGAAGAGCAAACAGAGGTTTAACTTCTGCAGGTAAGAAGGGAAGAGGATTGATGTATAAAGGTAAGGGTGCTGAAAAAGCAAGGCCAAGTGTAAGAGCTAACGGCAAAAAGACAAAATAATTATTATTTAATAATACATAATATCTCTTTTTTATTCGTTTTAATTTTTCAATACTTTCAAAGTTATTTAAACCAGTTTTTGCAATATTTATTTTAATTGATTTTTTAATAATTAAAGAATTATTAAAATAGATATTAACTATTTAAAACTAATTTTCTTTCTTCTTCTGTAAGTTCGTACAAATCAAAGACCATTTTATCTATTTCTGAATCGGTTTTATTGATTTTATCTTGTAAATTATTTAATTCTTTTCTGTATTCTTCAAATATTTCGCTGTATTCTGGAATGTCTTTTTTAGGAATAGTTATTTTCTGTTTTTTAAGTTCTTTTACAAAGTCATTAAATTCTATTTCGTTAAATGAATCTAATTTTTTAGAAATTTCATTTAAATTTAGACTTACTTTTAGAATTTTAAAAAAATCTTTCTTTTTCTTTTGGAATTCTTTGTTTAAATTTAACATTAAATCAGCTTTTTCAATAAATGGTGCCTGCTTTTCGGGTGATATTTTTGGTATTGGAATTCTTGAAGTGACGGGATTATCAAACTGCATTGTACGAATTGCTTTTGCAAAAATAAATCGATATGCATACCAATTTATTAATTTTGAATTTAATAATAACCAAATTAATTTATTGGATACTTCGGGTTTTACAACAATTTGATTTATTGTATCAACGATTCTATAATCGCACCCCTTAGGGATACATGCCGTAATTTTTATATGATCCATTGGTTTTGTAATATGTGCAACAATTCTTTGAACTAAAACACTATTTTCATAAATAATAGATTTTTCATCATTTTCAACGTATTTTTTTCCAACTGTTCCTTTAATTCCAACAATACCGTGTCTTTGAATTTCGGCCCCGCCTAATACTCGGTAGTCGCCAGTTTCAGATATGTATTTTTGAAATAGTCCTCCCCTACTGTTACGTGAGATATCATTTAAGAAATGATCAAAACTATTCATTCTGTCCGCAATATTTAATTCTTGATTTGAAACGTTATTCAAAAAAAATCCATATTTTTCAAAAGTTGATTTATCAATGACTCCAATCTTATTTATTATAGGTTTATTCAGTACTGAAGTATGGTATGATCTAGTTTCGGAATTCTTTTTCAACTCAACAATGCATTGTTCTAATTTTACTTCGTCCCATACTTTTTTACAATCTACAATTTCAAAAATGTCTTCTTTTAAATATGAACGAATACTTTGATAATTGGATGAAAATATAAACGATTTTGGAATAATAAATCCGAGATATCCTCCATTTTTTATAGTGCCGTATGAAAATTTTAAAAAAGAGATGACAGTTTCACCACCTCCTTGAATATACTTATTTATCAGATAATTTTGTTCTACCGTACTTAATTTAGCACCATAAGGCGGGTTACCTATAACAACGTCAAAACCACCGTTTTCAATGATTTCTTTAAATTCTTCTTCCCATTTAAACGCTTTATCTCCTGCAACATTCATATCATCAATTAAAGAGTTTCCACATTTGATATTATTATCAAGTGCGGTTAATTTTTCCCCCTTTTCAACGGAATTAAGCCATAAAGAAAGTTTTGTAATTTCGACAGATTCGGCATTTAAATCTACACCGTAAAGGTTATTTCTTAAAATATCCGCTTTTAAGTTAAATAATGCAGTAGTTCCCCCCTGTAAATAAGATATAATCTTATTAACTTGATTTCCTTCTTTTACAAGATAATTTAAAGCTTGAATTAAGAAAGCTCCAGAACCACATGCAGGGTCAAGTATTTTTATATTTTTTAGAATTTCTTTATATTCTTGCCATGCTTTAAGGGAATAATTCGATTGAGTGTTAGTTCCAAGGTGAATACCATCTTTTAAACGATCTTTTTGCAACTGTTCGGTAGATACGTCGGTAAAATATTCTTTTGGTTTCCAAGTTTTAGATTTTCCGTCTTTAGTATTCTTGTTTTCTATTTTTTTAGCAATTTCTTCATTTATTTTGTTTTCAATCTCTTTTTTCCTATCTTCAAGCCAACCGCCAATAGCTTGTTCTACAATATATCTTGTTATATATTCTGGCGTATAATATACACCGTCTTTTTTTCTTTTACCTTTCGTTTTATCGAATTCTTCCCCGCTAACTGATGCCTTTATTTCTTCAAGGTCTGAAATAGACTGTTCAAATATATGTCCCAATATATTTACGTTCAAATCTCCCTCATAATCGTGAGTGGATAGCTTAACAATTTCTTTAAAAATATCATCTGAAACATTTAAACTGTCTAATTCTGCGTCTTTCTTAAATAGTCCCCCATTGTATGCAAAAATTCCGTTATTTTCATGACCTGAGTCTATGTTATCAAAGAGGAATTTATACAATTGCCAACGTGGCATTGAAAATTCAGTTTTAGCAGTTTTTTCCACCCTATCGATGATATCCGAAGGCAAAATTCCTTTACCTCTTGCAAAAAATACGAATAAAAATCTATCGAGGAGTTTTTGCGTTTTTTCGAGTAAAAATATTTCATCTTTTTCGGGATTATTGGCTTTTAACGTTTCGAATAACTTTAATCTAATGATTTTATATTCCGTATAAAACTTCTTAGTAATTGCTTCTTGATGCAATACTGTTTCAGAACACAGTTTTTCAGTTTTAGAGTCGCCAGTTTTAGAAATTAAGTTTTCAAAATTTAATAAATAGTAAAATTCCTTAAATTTATCATCATTTTTAAGTTCTGCAATGTCAAATAAATGATATTCTTCCATTCTAGTATTTACATAATTATAGAGCCTGATTTCCTTAAAGTTAGAAACTATTACCCATTTACAATTTTTTCCAGATTTTGCGGCATAATCAAAAGCCTGTTCTATCGG
It encodes:
- the hypD gene encoding hydrogenase formation protein HypD; translation: MDNDIMNINDKELIKKSIQTIQKLSEKLDDVKIMHVCGSHEHTICKYGIRDVLPENITVVPGPGCPVCVTTQKEIDEAMYLAEQGYTIATLGDMYRVPGSKKSLMELQSEGADVRIVYGIPDAVKLAKKQDEKVIFVAIGFETTAPTTAAELLSKPENFYILNSHRQTPPVMGFLLSGGTELKLNGFICPGHVSTITGLKPYYGPCETYKAPMVVAGFEPIDVMASLVMILKQLVKGEAKVENEYKRAVKEEGNVIAQKIMNKVFEPSDVAWRGFPVIKDGGMKLREEFKKYDVSENIDIPEIKEVINKACICSEILRGEKLPNDCKLFGKTCDPLNPVGSCMVSDEGTCRIFYKYSRFR
- a CDS encoding nascent polypeptide-associated complex protein, with amino-acid sequence MFPGGKMNPRMMKQMQKMMKDFGMDSEDLKAVKVTIELEDKIMVFDKPKVQVMDMMGTKTYTISGRSKNTSKTAEKIEDTEVKVEVTEEDIEMVATQCNVSKEEAKTALEDVNGDLAEAILKLGN
- a CDS encoding AIR synthase-related protein, with the translated sequence MDIEGYVRRCLKKGISEDKIIEDGFKRVVEIKETDDEWAKRFLGAVLEEVKTTEKYHDSKDNALKYILDCPNSGITMGKMGVGSRGQGDFFVHREIARIIESTKQKTEVDSTDQDDAGVVRAKAEHVVVAIDGTHSRLSDFPFLAGFHVARAALRDVYVMGADAVALISDIHLADDGDVSKIFDYTSGICAVSEAVSVPLVAGSTLRVGGDMVLGDRMVSAVGAIGVIEKGEPTARKRAEVGDVILMTEGSGGGTISTTALYYGMFDVIGETINVDFLKACKSLIENDLLKYVHVMTDVTNGGLRGDAYEISNTAKVSLEIIKEDVYSLINPKVLKMLEELNIDPLGVSIDSLLIIAPNENSAEIMEKTGAKKIGIVKEGNTSYLITKEGKTEPLIPKFREAAYTPVKKIIGEQKPDDFEEMKEKVKKTCDMAIEKKNYIVNDIIKKD
- a CDS encoding beta/alpha barrel domain-containing protein, whose protein sequence is MIKKLKNTDIIVPLETPKSMYDEYIKNYLEITKNTGKLMLFAGDQKIEHLNDDFYGENISIDDSDPEHLFKIAANSKIGVFAAQLGLISRYGRDYSGVNYLVKLNSKTNIVETEQKDPLSCALLSVADVLEFKQNSGLNILGIGYTIYLGSEFESIMLSEASKIIYEAHKNGFVVVLWVYPRGKAVKNEKDPHLIAGAAGVASCLGADFVKVNYPKGENPEILFKEVVMASGRTKVVCAGGGSKSPEEFLKELYNQIHVSGAFGNATGRNIHQKPLNEAVNMCNAIYAITIEDKSVEEALKIYNGNMK
- a CDS encoding outer membrane protein assembly factor BamB family protein, with amino-acid sequence MFRGGEHGNILKWEFIIGKSIDSSPNFDEKGTVYVGSSDKCLYAVNPDGTIHWSFKSGEVIECKPLIGKDGTIYFGSDKVYAVSPKGAKKWIFKTEKAILSDFTIFNNVLYVSSLDGNLYAINPDGTEKWRFKTGKSIYSTPVVYNDGTIYFGSNDEHLYAINPDGTEKWRFKTNDSVVSQVTIGKDGTIYFGSDKVYAVNPDGTEKWNFYAGYWVVSKPAISNDESIYVTSLDGNLYAINPDGTEKWRFSTKKRIESSPAIGKDGTIYFGSYDGNLYAINPDGTKKWNFDTENWIVSSPVIDEDGTIYFGSRNGKLYALLNGL
- a CDS encoding homoserine kinase — protein: MKKVKVCAPGTSANLGPGYDIFGIALSKPYDIVTIEKVDEFGIKITLEGEKAEEIPTNVEENTAGVVAKKMIEDFKIESGIHIHIVKGIKPGSGLGSSSASCAGVAFGLNELFELKLSKLDLVKYASLGEAVAAGAPHADNVAPAIFGGFTLTTNYEPLEVLHIPVEIDVIVALPNIQVSTKSAREILPKEVPMKSMVNNVGKAAGMIYALYNNDLDLFGQYMSKDAVVEPCRAQLITGYLEIKEKLKDLVYGVTISGSGPAIIAIPKKEHVIDIKNIFKEVYNCPVYYTRVGLGCYIEEIE
- a CDS encoding 60S ribosomal export protein NMD3; the encoded protein is MKGLCYRCGHEDELLEGLCKICYTHVNPLMEINEEVHVEVCHMCGSYKRRLWQDPQKKETYEVLEEIAYFGTKDNLKKSNKSIEVDIIVQEPKQLPGGKRSRVEIPVVVFAQGKLVGEDNEREEEKKVTVYLDMVQCPRCSRCMSNYYEGTLQVRAMNRFLNEEEKKELDLFVRDEAERRLNKDRMAFISKFISQKEGLDYQMGSMGAIRNIAGAIKAQYGGKSIETAKLVGVEKDTGKDQYRITVAVRIPEFKLGDILEYAKKLYVVSSVNEVKVYLNPIESGDKISLTWNDVEKEVKLIKKATDCDTATVISVSSEVIIAMDDLNYEIYEYDNNLENVIEGDKIRIFKNEEINRVLQVLN
- a CDS encoding translation initiation factor IF-2 subunit beta, whose protein sequence is MVDYFDYKELLKRARSQLPEVVFSDVRFEIPSADSFVEGNRTIIKNFKDIAKFMERDTHEFAKFVMKELGTAGDMEGNRLILQGKFGWRMVNEKIQNYVNEYVLCPECGKPDTKIIKEGRIHFLKCTACGAMKPLKSL
- a CDS encoding 50S ribosomal protein L15e; protein product: MSMYTYVKEAWKVPANSYVKELLWARMQTWRKEPSVVRIERPTRIDRARNLGYKAKQGVVVVRVSVRRGGLRKPRPQHSKKPSTLGVNKITMAKSIQRIAEERAAKKYPNMEALNSYWVGQDGKQKWYEVILIDPCHPSIKNDKTYAWLSNGNQKGRANRGLTSAGKKGRGLMYKGKGAEKARPSVRANGKKTK